From a region of the Actinomadura luzonensis genome:
- a CDS encoding carboxylate-amine ligase, with amino-acid sequence MSESDLTMGVEEGFILVDPETGAVAPVADKVRERVGGPRHGQVVTELTKFQIETNSGVHTDLPGLREELVRLRAAVVTAAEGAGVGVAATGAALTGDEGRPPITPSPRYQRLRQEYGDVLRGQGVAACHVHLGIADREEAVQVINHLRPWLPVLQALTANSPISDGADTGHASWRTVAWSRWPSAGPPPFFRSGEHYDELVEGLRAFGAILDRGMVYWQVRLSHHQPTIEVRVADTGQTVAEVVLLAGLVRALGATALDDVRAGRPAPAVDQTLLGAASWRAARDGLEGENVDLLTGRRMSAWRLVDRLIDHAGPALRALDDLPLMDEGLDVLHRHGSGAARQRAAYRRRGLVGDVARMLVEQSRQDVPRLAG; translated from the coding sequence ATGTCTGAAAGCGATCTGACCATGGGCGTCGAGGAGGGGTTCATTCTCGTGGACCCGGAGACCGGCGCGGTCGCCCCGGTGGCCGACAAGGTGCGCGAACGGGTCGGCGGCCCCCGGCACGGCCAGGTGGTGACGGAGCTGACGAAGTTCCAGATCGAGACCAACAGCGGCGTGCACACCGACCTGCCGGGCCTGCGGGAGGAGCTGGTACGGCTCCGCGCGGCCGTGGTCACCGCGGCCGAGGGCGCGGGCGTGGGCGTGGCCGCGACCGGCGCGGCGCTGACGGGCGACGAGGGCCGGCCGCCGATCACCCCGTCGCCGCGCTACCAGCGGCTGCGGCAGGAGTACGGCGACGTGCTGCGCGGCCAGGGCGTCGCGGCCTGCCACGTGCACCTCGGCATCGCCGACCGCGAGGAGGCCGTCCAGGTGATCAACCACCTGCGGCCCTGGCTGCCGGTGCTGCAGGCGCTGACCGCGAACTCGCCGATCAGCGACGGCGCGGACACCGGGCACGCGAGCTGGCGGACCGTGGCGTGGAGCCGCTGGCCCAGCGCCGGCCCGCCGCCGTTCTTCCGGTCGGGCGAGCACTACGACGAGCTGGTGGAGGGGCTGCGCGCCTTCGGCGCCATCCTGGATCGCGGGATGGTCTACTGGCAGGTCAGGCTCTCCCACCACCAGCCGACGATCGAGGTCAGGGTGGCCGACACGGGCCAGACGGTGGCCGAGGTGGTGCTGCTGGCCGGGCTGGTGCGGGCACTGGGCGCCACGGCCCTGGACGACGTGCGCGCGGGCCGGCCCGCGCCGGCCGTCGACCAGACGTTGCTCGGCGCCGCCTCCTGGCGGGCCGCCCGCGACGGGCTGGAGGGCGAGAACGTGGACCTGCTCACCGGCCGCCGCATGTCCGCGTGGCGGCTGGTGGACCGGCTGATCGACCACGCCGGCCCGGCCCTGCGGGCCCTCGACGACCTGCCGCTGATGGACGAGGGGCTGGACGTGCTGCACCGGCACGGCTCGGGCGCGGCCCGGCAGCGGGCCGCGTACCGGCGGCGGGGGCTGGTGGGCGACGTGGCGCGGATGCTGGTCGAGCAGTCCCGGCAGGACGTGCCGCGCCTGGCGGGCTGA
- a CDS encoding alpha/beta hydrolase family protein: MTTLDPAIVSVKPVVLPAPGRGEDLRVRVSAPATGQALPVVVFSHGFGWSMDGYAPLADYWAAHGFAVVQPTHLDSRTLGLAPDDPRTPSIWRTRVEDLKRALDGLGRLEAAVPGLGGRLDQGKIAVAGHSWGGQTASMLLGARVLGPGGEPGEDLSDPRVGAGVLLATPGLGGADLTPFAAEHFPFMNPDFTGMTTPALVVAGDHDRSPLSVRGPDWFTDPYTLSPGPKSLLTLFGAEHSLGGIVGHDVAETTDADPARVALVQRLTWAYLRSALHPGDPAWAAARAELARDPGPRGRVEGA, from the coding sequence ATGACCACACTCGACCCGGCCATCGTCTCGGTGAAGCCGGTGGTGCTGCCGGCCCCGGGACGGGGCGAGGACCTGCGGGTCCGCGTCTCGGCCCCCGCGACCGGGCAGGCGCTGCCGGTCGTCGTCTTCTCGCACGGCTTCGGCTGGTCCATGGACGGCTACGCCCCGCTGGCCGATTACTGGGCCGCGCACGGCTTCGCCGTCGTCCAGCCCACCCACCTCGACTCCCGGACGCTGGGCCTCGCCCCCGACGACCCCCGCACCCCGTCGATCTGGCGCACCAGGGTCGAGGACCTCAAGCGCGCCCTCGACGGGCTCGGCCGTCTCGAAGCCGCCGTCCCCGGCCTCGGCGGGCGGCTGGACCAGGGCAAAATCGCTGTCGCCGGGCACTCCTGGGGCGGCCAGACGGCGAGCATGCTGCTGGGGGCACGGGTCCTCGGGCCCGGCGGCGAGCCGGGCGAGGACCTGTCGGACCCGCGCGTCGGCGCCGGCGTGCTGCTCGCCACGCCGGGTCTGGGCGGGGCCGACCTGACGCCGTTCGCGGCCGAGCACTTCCCGTTCATGAACCCCGACTTCACGGGGATGACCACCCCGGCGCTCGTCGTCGCGGGCGACCACGACCGGTCGCCGCTGTCCGTGCGCGGCCCGGACTGGTTCACCGACCCGTACACGCTGAGCCCCGGCCCCAAGAGCCTGCTCACCCTGTTCGGGGCGGAGCACTCGCTCGGCGGCATCGTCGGGCACGACGTCGCGGAGACGACGGACGCCGACCCCGCGCGGGTCGCCCTGGTGCAGCGGCTGACCTGGGCCTACCTGCGTAGCGCCCTGCACCCCGGCGACCCGGCCTGGGCGGCGGCGCGCGCGGAGCTGGCCCGCGACCCCGGCCCGCGAGGGCGGGTGGAGGGGGCCTGA
- a CDS encoding TetR/AcrR family transcriptional regulator: protein MHDSGGGAGGAAPRKRADARRNEKSLLDAAAAVFVAAGVEAPIRDIAARAGVGTATIYRHFPTRADLIIAVYRHQIEALAAAGPELLAAGPTPHAALGRWIEMFIDFLVTKHGLAAVLNSDDAGFQALHAWFLDRLVPVCARLLDAAVAAGEIRDDVEALELMRGVGNLCIGAEGDNPHYDARRLVGLLITGLRTGQPSTG from the coding sequence GTGCACGACAGCGGAGGGGGCGCGGGCGGGGCCGCCCCGCGCAAGCGGGCCGACGCCCGGCGCAACGAGAAGAGCCTGCTCGACGCCGCCGCGGCCGTCTTCGTGGCCGCCGGCGTCGAGGCGCCGATCCGCGACATCGCCGCGCGGGCGGGCGTCGGGACGGCCACGATCTACCGCCACTTCCCGACCCGGGCGGACCTCATCATCGCCGTCTACCGCCACCAGATCGAAGCCCTCGCCGCGGCCGGGCCGGAGCTGCTGGCGGCCGGGCCGACCCCGCACGCGGCGCTGGGACGCTGGATCGAGATGTTCATCGACTTCCTCGTCACCAAGCACGGCCTCGCCGCCGTGCTGAACTCCGACGACGCCGGCTTCCAGGCGCTGCACGCCTGGTTCCTCGACCGGCTGGTGCCCGTGTGCGCCCGGCTGCTCGACGCCGCGGTCGCCGCCGGCGAGATCCGCGACGACGTCGAGGCCCTCGAGCTCATGCGGGGCGTCGGCAACCTCTGCATCGGGGCCGAGGGCGACAACCCGCACTACGACGCCCGCCGCCTGGTCGGCCTGCTCATCACCGGCCTCAGGACAGGTCAGCCGAGCACCGGGTAG
- a CDS encoding FAD-binding oxidoreductase: protein MTMNDLRGVLRGRVLLPGDDGFAQAATPWNLTVGQPVAAVAEAADADDVAALVRHARRAGLTVTAQPSGHGASGAVEGLILLRTGLLNEVEVRPEERVARVGAGAKWGQVLAAAGPLGLTGLSGSAPGVSVTGYTLGGGVGWFSRRHGFASDSVRAFDIVDADGEPRRVSAGSDPDLFWALRGGGGDFAIVTALELELYPAPVLYGGRVIWPEHRTREVHEAFLEITAGAPRELSVWINRLQLPGTPPMVTLDLVHLGEAAEGKDLLARLDKIEGAISDSRGVVPVADLGTVTAEPTDPVPSIARAELLTGLDADAVELLLDRPVEPLINVQIRHLGGALAEPGEGAGASGALTEPYLLTLLGVGLPHTAGVTHARQAEVVADLGAYVSGRKPYTMLSPGETAERSFSGGTLARLREIKRARDPHNVFRANYPVLG, encoded by the coding sequence ATGACGATGAACGACTTGCGCGGTGTGCTCAGGGGGCGCGTGCTCCTGCCCGGTGACGACGGCTTCGCGCAGGCGGCCACCCCGTGGAACCTGACCGTCGGGCAGCCCGTGGCGGCCGTGGCGGAGGCCGCGGACGCCGACGACGTGGCGGCGCTCGTGCGCCACGCGCGGCGGGCCGGTCTGACGGTGACCGCGCAGCCGAGCGGGCACGGCGCCTCGGGTGCTGTGGAGGGCCTGATCCTGCTGCGTACCGGCCTGCTGAACGAGGTGGAGGTGCGCCCGGAGGAGCGCGTGGCCCGGGTGGGCGCGGGCGCGAAGTGGGGGCAGGTGCTGGCGGCGGCCGGGCCGCTGGGCCTGACCGGCCTGTCCGGCAGCGCGCCGGGGGTCAGCGTGACCGGCTACACCCTGGGCGGCGGCGTCGGCTGGTTCAGCCGCAGGCACGGCTTCGCCTCCGACAGCGTGCGGGCCTTCGACATCGTGGACGCCGACGGCGAGCCGCGCCGGGTGAGCGCCGGCTCCGATCCCGACCTGTTCTGGGCGCTGCGCGGCGGCGGCGGGGACTTCGCGATCGTGACCGCGCTCGAACTGGAGCTGTACCCCGCGCCGGTCCTGTACGGCGGCCGCGTGATCTGGCCGGAGCACCGGACCAGGGAGGTGCACGAGGCGTTCCTGGAGATCACCGCCGGCGCGCCGCGCGAGCTCAGCGTCTGGATCAACCGGCTCCAGCTCCCCGGCACGCCGCCGATGGTGACGCTGGACCTGGTCCACCTCGGCGAGGCGGCGGAGGGCAAGGACCTGCTGGCGCGCCTCGACAAGATCGAGGGCGCGATCTCCGACAGCCGCGGCGTCGTCCCGGTCGCCGACCTCGGGACCGTCACCGCCGAGCCCACCGACCCGGTCCCGTCCATCGCCCGCGCCGAGCTGCTCACCGGCCTGGACGCGGACGCGGTGGAGCTCCTGCTGGACAGGCCGGTCGAGCCGCTGATCAACGTGCAGATCAGGCACCTGGGCGGGGCGCTCGCCGAGCCGGGCGAGGGGGCCGGCGCGAGCGGCGCGCTGACCGAGCCGTACCTGCTCACCCTGCTGGGCGTCGGCCTGCCGCACACGGCCGGCGTGACGCACGCCCGGCAGGCCGAGGTCGTGGCCGACCTGGGGGCCTACGTCAGCGGCCGCAAGCCGTACACGATGTTGTCCCCCGGCGAGACGGCGGAGCGGTCCTTCTCCGGCGGCACGCTGGCGCGGCTGCGGGAGATCAAGCGGGCCCGCGACCCGCACAACGTGTTCCGCGCCAACTACCCGGTGCTCGGCTGA
- a CDS encoding DUF4267 domain-containing protein produces MSLKKVNTILAVAIVLFTLYLGLSFVLPLGTTFPGLPDWPGDGSGFPVIKGSREIAMGLAMGVLLVTGHRRALGWVLLMMAVAPFGDMVNVLAHHGSAAAAFAVHGLTAALIAVTGALVLRETA; encoded by the coding sequence ATGTCATTGAAGAAGGTCAACACCATCCTGGCGGTCGCCATCGTCCTGTTCACGCTGTACCTCGGGTTGTCCTTCGTGCTGCCGCTCGGGACGACCTTCCCCGGCCTGCCGGACTGGCCCGGCGACGGCAGCGGCTTCCCGGTCATCAAGGGCAGCCGTGAGATCGCGATGGGCCTGGCCATGGGCGTCCTGCTGGTGACGGGGCACCGCCGCGCGCTGGGGTGGGTCCTGCTGATGATGGCGGTCGCGCCGTTCGGCGACATGGTGAACGTCCTGGCCCATCACGGCTCCGCGGCCGCCGCGTTCGCCGTCCACGGCCTGACCGCGGCGCTGATCGCGGTCACGGGGGCGCTGGTCCTCCGCGAGACTGCCTGA
- a CDS encoding AfsR/SARP family transcriptional regulator, whose protein sequence is MVFIRVLGAFAAEVDGAAVHLGGPRQRGVLALLVAARGQVVPVDRMIEDLWHGEPPGRALLSLQAYVSNLRRLLEPGRPPRTPARLLVSAAPGYALRLPSEAVDAWRFEGLLSQARADTDPRAAQARLAEALGLWQGPAFAEVADEPWAAAETARLNELRLVAAELHVAAGLRLGDPAAVVPEAERLTRDEPLREEGWRLHALALWRSGRQGDALATLRRARGILADELGLDPGPDLTALEEAILTQRTDFLRATAPPPPPVPLSVPPPASPPPSASPSASPSASSLPPAAPPQAAPLPRSLPGTAPLAEAPFVGREPQLSALVTAAGEAAADGARVALVTGEAGLGKSTLLDHLGRRLGRDGWLVAAGRCPEIDSAPPAWAWTEALGAVAASTPPGAFAGDLAPLLTDAGPVDADATAGRFRLRRAVWQWLAAVAADRPVAVVLDDLHWADATTLELLGGVVGVRAPILVVAAYRADESGHLTETLAALARATPLRLALPGLDAEAVAQLVRAECETDEETIAGIAERTGGNPFYVRESARLLNGEGALVALSEVPEGVRDVLRRRLARLPEGGVPVLRLAAVAGRESSVDVLVRAAGTDEDRVLDALDAGVVAGLLDEPGPGRVRFVHALVRDTLLADVSRVRATRMHARIAAALEGSGDVAALAYHYTRAGSPKAVGYCVQAADLAEARYAHDVAACLLADAVTNATGPDERVDLLGRLLRAQIRSGAVAAARETRREAVEYAESLGRDDLMIAAFTAWTEPTPWQARTYGTVDRPVVERLSRLLKRELPAPVRSRLLTAYAYELVGEDDPTVVEAAQEALDLATEPRLRAAALGILAEVHGDAELCRELVRIGIEHDLPVYRVTGLLDHAAVAAAANDPVTMREMVTEALELARAYRMREAIAVCEITLAGLAVVEGRYADAELLYARAGEGMRRIGSVHATGFLQLALATIWLNEGTLGAHLDDVRALHAVLGPLTADLFALALHANGLDAEAREVRASAGPIRSDFFFTFLTTVRAMAVVALDDREAAEEVYAALLPHRDGPPAGAESLSVALRPVAHTLGELAVFLGRPEAAAGHFARAAAVADRWNAPHWAAGARARTAS, encoded by the coding sequence ATGGTCTTCATCCGGGTGCTGGGCGCGTTCGCGGCGGAGGTGGACGGTGCGGCCGTCCATCTCGGCGGGCCGCGGCAGCGGGGCGTGCTGGCGCTGCTGGTGGCGGCGCGCGGGCAGGTCGTGCCGGTCGACCGGATGATCGAGGACCTGTGGCACGGTGAGCCGCCCGGGCGGGCGCTGCTGTCCCTGCAGGCGTACGTGTCGAACCTGCGCCGGCTGCTGGAGCCGGGACGCCCGCCGCGCACGCCGGCCCGGCTGCTGGTCAGCGCGGCGCCGGGCTACGCGCTGCGGCTCCCGTCTGAGGCGGTGGACGCCTGGCGCTTCGAGGGCCTGCTGAGCCAGGCGCGCGCGGACACCGACCCGCGTGCCGCGCAGGCCCGGCTCGCCGAGGCGCTGGGGCTGTGGCAGGGCCCGGCGTTCGCCGAGGTCGCCGACGAGCCGTGGGCCGCCGCCGAGACGGCCCGGCTGAACGAGCTGCGCCTGGTCGCCGCCGAGCTGCACGTCGCGGCCGGTCTGCGCCTCGGCGACCCGGCCGCGGTGGTGCCCGAGGCCGAGCGGCTCACCCGCGACGAGCCCCTGCGCGAGGAGGGCTGGCGGCTGCACGCCCTGGCGCTGTGGCGCAGCGGCCGCCAGGGCGACGCGCTGGCGACGCTGCGCCGCGCCCGCGGCATCCTCGCCGACGAGCTCGGGCTCGACCCCGGCCCGGACCTGACGGCGCTGGAGGAGGCGATCCTCACCCAGCGCACGGACTTCCTGCGCGCGACCGCGCCCCCGCCCCCGCCCGTGCCCCTGTCCGTGCCCCCGCCCGCGTCCCCGCCTCCGTCCGCGTCCCCGTCCGCGTCCCCGTCCGCGTCCTCGCTCCCGCCGGCCGCCCCGCCGCAGGCGGCGCCTCTCCCGCGGTCTCTCCCGGGGACGGCCCCGCTCGCCGAGGCGCCGTTCGTCGGCCGCGAGCCGCAACTGTCCGCGCTGGTCACGGCCGCCGGCGAGGCCGCCGCCGACGGGGCCCGCGTCGCCCTCGTCACCGGCGAGGCCGGGCTCGGCAAGTCGACGCTGCTGGACCACCTCGGCCGGCGGCTCGGACGTGACGGGTGGCTGGTCGCCGCCGGCCGCTGCCCCGAGATCGACAGCGCGCCGCCCGCGTGGGCCTGGACCGAGGCGCTGGGCGCCGTCGCCGCGTCCACGCCGCCGGGCGCGTTCGCGGGCGACCTCGCGCCGCTGCTCACCGACGCCGGGCCGGTGGACGCCGACGCCACCGCCGGACGGTTCCGGCTGCGCCGGGCCGTGTGGCAGTGGCTCGCGGCGGTCGCCGCGGACCGCCCGGTCGCCGTCGTGCTGGACGACCTGCACTGGGCCGACGCCACCACGCTGGAGCTGCTCGGCGGCGTCGTCGGCGTGCGGGCCCCGATCCTGGTCGTCGCCGCCTACCGCGCGGACGAGAGCGGGCACCTCACCGAGACGCTGGCCGCGCTCGCCCGCGCCACGCCGCTCCGCCTGGCGCTGCCGGGGCTGGACGCCGAGGCCGTCGCGCAGCTCGTCCGGGCCGAGTGCGAGACCGACGAGGAGACCATCGCGGGGATCGCCGAGCGCACCGGCGGCAACCCGTTCTACGTGCGCGAGAGCGCCCGGCTGCTGAACGGCGAAGGCGCGCTGGTCGCCCTGTCGGAGGTTCCCGAAGGCGTACGGGACGTGCTGCGCCGCAGGCTCGCCCGGCTGCCCGAGGGCGGCGTGCCCGTGCTGCGGCTGGCCGCGGTCGCGGGCCGGGAGAGCTCGGTGGACGTCCTGGTCAGGGCCGCCGGCACCGACGAGGACCGGGTGCTGGACGCCCTGGACGCGGGCGTCGTCGCCGGGCTGCTCGACGAGCCCGGCCCGGGCCGCGTGCGTTTCGTCCACGCCCTCGTCAGGGACACGCTGCTCGCCGACGTCAGCAGGGTGCGCGCGACCCGGATGCACGCCAGGATCGCCGCCGCGCTCGAAGGCTCCGGCGACGTCGCGGCGCTGGCCTACCACTACACGCGCGCCGGCTCGCCGAAGGCCGTGGGCTACTGCGTCCAGGCCGCCGACCTGGCCGAGGCCCGCTACGCCCACGACGTGGCGGCCTGCCTCCTCGCCGACGCCGTGACCAACGCGACCGGGCCGGACGAGCGCGTCGACCTGCTCGGCCGGCTGCTGCGCGCGCAGATCCGCTCGGGGGCCGTCGCGGCCGCCCGGGAGACCCGCCGCGAAGCCGTGGAGTACGCCGAGTCCCTGGGCCGCGACGACCTGATGATCGCCGCCTTCACCGCGTGGACGGAGCCGACCCCCTGGCAGGCCCGTACGTACGGCACGGTGGACCGGCCCGTCGTCGAGCGCCTGAGCCGGCTGCTGAAGCGCGAGCTGCCCGCTCCGGTGCGGTCCCGGCTGCTGACGGCGTACGCGTACGAACTGGTCGGCGAGGACGACCCGACCGTCGTCGAGGCGGCGCAGGAGGCGCTGGACCTCGCCACCGAGCCCCGGCTGCGGGCCGCGGCGCTCGGCATCCTGGCGGAGGTGCACGGCGACGCCGAGCTGTGCCGGGAGCTGGTGCGGATCGGCATCGAGCACGACCTGCCGGTGTACCGGGTGACCGGGCTGCTCGACCATGCCGCCGTCGCCGCCGCCGCCAACGACCCGGTGACCATGCGGGAGATGGTCACCGAGGCCCTGGAGCTCGCCCGCGCCTACCGGATGCGCGAGGCGATCGCGGTCTGCGAGATCACGCTGGCGGGCCTGGCGGTCGTCGAGGGCCGGTACGCCGACGCCGAGCTTCTCTACGCCAGGGCGGGCGAGGGCATGCGGCGCATCGGGTCGGTGCACGCGACGGGCTTCCTGCAGCTCGCCCTGGCCACGATCTGGCTGAACGAGGGCACGCTCGGCGCGCACCTGGACGACGTGCGCGCCCTCCACGCCGTGCTCGGCCCCCTGACCGCCGACCTGTTCGCGCTCGCCCTCCACGCCAACGGCCTGGACGCCGAGGCCCGGGAGGTCCGCGCGTCAGCCGGCCCGATCCGTTCCGACTTCTTCTTCACCTTCCTGACGACGGTGCGCGCGATGGCCGTCGTCGCCCTGGACGACCGCGAGGCCGCCGAGGAGGTCTACGCGGCGCTGCTGCCGCACCGCGACGGCCCTCCGGCGGGCGCCGAGAGCCTGTCGGTGGCGTTGCGCCCGGTCGCTCACACTCTCGGCGAGCTGGCCGTCTTCCTGGGCCGCCCCGAGGCGGCCGCCGGCCATTTCGCCCGGGCCGCCGCCGTCGCCGACCGGTGGAACGCTCCTCACTGGGCCGCCGGGGCGCGGGCGCGGACCGCTTCCTAG
- a CDS encoding alpha/beta fold hydrolase, with product MRDRPGRKVPVNGRHVYVEESGDGPDQVVFEAGAGCGRTCWDPVLPLLAGRARLVAYDRAGFGRSGRTTGTPGIDDLAADLVAMTEAVVPGRFVLVAHSMGGLVARRAAESLAPRLRGLLLVDPLAETAPVYDTWDRTTGRIDRTMALTQALAALRPLARLLSGGMRRLYPRDTYETMLAEDFTPAGIAQTRKEMRAVAAAITDFRRRPPQDPKCPVVVLAAAGPAVARRRQETGLAEHQRRLAAGLPDGRFEEADTGHFIQAEQPRLVADRILGLLGHP from the coding sequence ATGCGCGACAGACCGGGGCGGAAGGTGCCGGTGAACGGCCGGCACGTCTACGTCGAGGAGTCCGGCGACGGGCCGGACCAGGTGGTGTTCGAGGCGGGCGCGGGCTGCGGGCGCACCTGCTGGGACCCGGTGCTGCCCCTGCTGGCCGGCCGGGCGCGGCTGGTCGCCTACGACCGCGCCGGGTTCGGCCGCAGCGGCCGGACCACCGGGACGCCCGGCATCGACGACCTGGCCGCCGACCTCGTCGCGATGACCGAGGCCGTGGTCCCCGGCCGGTTCGTGCTCGTCGCGCACAGCATGGGCGGCCTGGTCGCGCGGCGCGCCGCCGAGAGCCTGGCCCCCCGGCTGCGGGGGCTGCTGCTGGTGGACCCCCTGGCCGAGACCGCACCGGTCTACGACACCTGGGACCGCACGACCGGCAGGATCGACCGCACGATGGCCCTCACCCAGGCGCTGGCGGCGCTCCGCCCGCTGGCGCGGCTGCTCAGCGGCGGCATGCGGCGCCTCTACCCCCGCGACACCTACGAGACGATGCTCGCCGAGGACTTCACGCCCGCCGGCATCGCCCAGACCCGCAAGGAGATGCGGGCCGTCGCCGCCGCGATCACCGACTTCCGGCGGCGGCCGCCCCAGGACCCGAAATGCCCGGTCGTCGTGCTGGCGGCGGCCGGGCCCGCGGTGGCCCGCCGGCGGCAGGAGACCGGGCTCGCCGAGCACCAGCGCCGCCTCGCGGCCGGCCTGCCCGACGGGCGGTTCGAGGAGGCGGACACCGGCCACTTCATCCAGGCCGAGCAGCCCCGGCTGGTCGCCGACCGGATCCTCGGCCTCCTCGGCCACCCCTGA
- a CDS encoding FAD-binding oxidoreductase has protein sequence MTSDSTAAFDAATLDDLRRDFGGDLVTPGDADYAAAARTMLVSGEPALVLRPKSVEDVRAAVRFAAGTGLALSVRGGGHAFAGFGTNDGGIVIDLANLADVEVVDPDRHLVRIGGGATWGQVAAALAPHGLAISSGDTRSVGVGGLTLSGGIGWKVRKYGLALDSLVAAEVVTADGQVVRAGAAEHPELFWALRGGGGNLGIVTAFEFTAHPTTDVFHGVIAFPAAEAAAVLQGWAEHLRTAPEELTSIAGLASPLAGGPEAPVEIQVVFDGDDPRLAAEAIDPIRWLGTVVSDTVALKPYAETLVEGMSPPPGFALVTRSAFAGRESASELLRVLAEIGTSAGTPIIAIRSVGGAVSRVPGDATAYAHRQAELMVATTIGGPAPVVEAARPGLEAVWARLAPHVAGAYANFLASATDEDVAAVYPAGTYERLAAVKRRYDPANLFTGNHNVKPA, from the coding sequence ATGACCTCCGACTCGACGGCCGCCTTCGACGCGGCCACGCTTGACGACCTGCGCCGCGACTTCGGCGGCGACCTCGTGACCCCGGGCGACGCCGACTACGCCGCGGCCGCCCGCACCATGCTCGTGTCCGGCGAACCGGCGCTCGTCCTGCGGCCCAAGAGCGTCGAGGACGTGCGGGCCGCCGTGCGCTTCGCCGCCGGGACCGGGCTGGCGCTGTCCGTGCGCGGCGGCGGCCACGCCTTCGCGGGCTTCGGCACCAACGACGGCGGCATCGTGATCGACCTCGCCAACCTGGCGGACGTGGAGGTCGTGGACCCCGACCGGCACCTCGTGCGCATCGGCGGCGGCGCCACCTGGGGCCAGGTCGCGGCGGCCCTGGCCCCGCACGGCCTGGCCATCTCCTCCGGCGACACCAGGAGCGTCGGCGTCGGCGGGCTGACGCTGTCCGGCGGCATCGGCTGGAAGGTCAGGAAGTACGGCCTCGCCCTGGACAGCCTGGTCGCCGCCGAGGTGGTCACCGCGGACGGCCAGGTCGTGCGGGCCGGCGCGGCGGAGCACCCGGAGCTGTTCTGGGCGCTTCGCGGCGGCGGCGGCAACCTCGGGATCGTGACCGCCTTCGAGTTCACGGCCCACCCGACGACGGACGTCTTCCACGGCGTGATCGCCTTCCCGGCCGCGGAGGCGGCGGCCGTGCTCCAGGGCTGGGCCGAGCACCTGCGCACCGCGCCCGAGGAGCTGACCTCCATCGCCGGGCTGGCCAGCCCGCTGGCCGGCGGGCCCGAGGCGCCGGTCGAGATCCAGGTCGTCTTCGACGGCGACGACCCGCGGCTCGCGGCCGAGGCGATCGACCCGATCCGCTGGCTCGGCACGGTGGTGAGCGACACCGTGGCGCTCAAGCCGTACGCGGAGACGCTGGTGGAGGGCATGAGCCCGCCGCCCGGCTTCGCGCTGGTGACCCGCAGCGCGTTCGCCGGACGGGAGTCGGCGTCAGAGCTGCTGCGCGTCCTGGCCGAGATCGGGACGTCGGCGGGGACGCCGATCATCGCGATCCGCAGCGTCGGCGGCGCGGTCTCGCGGGTGCCGGGCGACGCCACCGCGTACGCCCACCGGCAGGCCGAGCTGATGGTCGCGACCACGATCGGCGGCCCCGCGCCGGTCGTCGAGGCCGCCCGTCCCGGGCTGGAGGCGGTCTGGGCGCGGCTCGCGCCGCACGTCGCGGGCGCCTATGCGAACTTCCTGGCCTCGGCCACGGACGAGGACGTCGCGGCGGTCTACCCGGCGGGCACGTACGAGCGGCTGGCGGCGGTGAAGCGCCGCTACGACCCCGCCAACCTCTTCACCGGCAACCACAACGTCAAGCCCGCGTGA